One genomic segment of Fibrobacter sp. UWH4 includes these proteins:
- a CDS encoding GNAT family N-acetyltransferase yields MIVKIRPLQEQDAYTSVKWRNDPEVFKYTGNTYKNEILLETELAWINRVIKNENEYRCAILADGVYVGNIYLTDITNESAEYHIFIGNKDYWGKGVAKQASLQILQYAFQKLKLKLVHLRVNRKNDSAIHLYKKIGFVEDSIDGDWILMLKKQVAQ; encoded by the coding sequence ATGATTGTGAAAATCAGGCCACTTCAAGAGCAAGACGCTTATACTTCTGTAAAATGGAGAAATGACCCGGAAGTATTCAAATATACGGGCAATACATATAAAAATGAAATCTTATTAGAAACAGAGCTGGCTTGGATTAATAGAGTTATTAAGAATGAAAATGAATACAGGTGCGCTATTCTTGCTGATGGTGTTTATGTGGGCAACATTTATTTGACAGATATAACTAACGAATCTGCTGAATACCATATTTTTATTGGAAATAAAGATTACTGGGGAAAGGGTGTCGCAAAACAGGCGTCGTTGCAAATTCTACAATATGCTTTTCAAAAACTTAAATTGAAACTTGTTCATCTGCGTGTGAATCGTAAAAATGATTCAGCAATACATTTGTACAAGAAAATAGGATTTGTGGAGGATTCTATTGATGGAGATTGGATTTTGATGTTGAAAAAACAAGTTGCCCAATAA
- a CDS encoding lipopolysaccharide biosynthesis protein: MWKFLERIGTQGVQFIVAIILARLLAPSDFGLIALVIVFVSIANVFVQSGLNTALIQKKNADNIDFSTVFYASLGLAGIIYGILFLCAPLIASFYNNQTALVPVIRVLGLMLLLGAVNSVQEAYVARNMMFKKLFYRSVGAIIPAGAIGVACAYMGLGVWALVAQQLSNSLLVCVIMWFTVKWRPSLAFSFDRWKKLFAFGWKLLCSALLDTVFRNLQNLIIGKFFSPADLGYYNRGDQFPNLIVNNINASVQSVMLPSFSSIQDDKVRLKNVARRAIATSSFVILPMMAGLAAVAEPLTLVVLGERWLPAVPFIQICCFSYAFWPIHTTNLSAINAVGRSDIFLKLEIIKKGLCLVALLLALCFMRSPIGIAAAAAVTSPLGAFINAHPNKKLLNYGYLEQMRDVLPSFVLSLIMGGGVYGLSKTIAFPAILQLVVLTIVGMVFYLLCARLFKLDCLVYIVQTLKDRKKKIGD, encoded by the coding sequence ATGTGGAAATTTCTTGAGCGCATTGGAACTCAAGGAGTGCAATTTATTGTTGCGATTATTCTTGCAAGATTGCTGGCGCCTTCGGATTTCGGCTTGATTGCGTTAGTGATTGTTTTTGTTTCAATCGCGAATGTCTTTGTTCAAAGTGGATTGAATACAGCTCTGATCCAAAAGAAAAATGCGGACAATATTGATTTTTCTACTGTTTTTTATGCGAGTTTAGGGCTTGCCGGAATTATATATGGAATATTATTTCTCTGTGCTCCGTTAATCGCATCATTTTACAACAATCAAACAGCTCTTGTTCCTGTAATTCGGGTATTGGGTTTAATGCTATTGCTTGGAGCGGTCAATTCCGTTCAAGAGGCTTATGTTGCCCGAAACATGATGTTTAAGAAACTTTTTTACCGAAGTGTCGGGGCTATTATTCCAGCAGGGGCAATTGGTGTTGCATGTGCCTACATGGGGCTTGGTGTATGGGCTCTTGTTGCTCAACAATTATCTAATTCTTTGCTCGTCTGTGTCATTATGTGGTTTACTGTCAAATGGAGACCGTCTTTGGCATTTTCTTTTGACCGCTGGAAAAAGCTTTTTGCTTTTGGTTGGAAACTCTTATGTTCTGCCTTATTAGATACAGTGTTTAGGAACTTGCAGAACTTGATTATTGGAAAGTTCTTTTCGCCCGCGGATTTAGGCTATTACAATCGTGGCGATCAGTTCCCCAATTTGATTGTTAATAATATTAATGCTTCTGTACAGTCTGTGATGCTGCCGTCCTTTTCGTCTATTCAAGACGACAAGGTCCGCTTAAAGAATGTGGCTAGACGGGCTATAGCAACAAGTTCTTTTGTAATATTACCAATGATGGCGGGGCTTGCTGCTGTTGCAGAGCCTCTTACGTTGGTTGTCCTAGGAGAAAGATGGTTGCCTGCGGTGCCCTTTATTCAAATTTGTTGTTTTAGTTATGCTTTTTGGCCGATACATACGACAAATTTGTCTGCGATTAATGCTGTTGGACGTAGCGATATTTTCCTAAAATTAGAAATTATAAAAAAAGGATTGTGTTTAGTTGCGTTATTGCTTGCTTTATGTTTTATGCGTTCTCCAATTGGAATCGCGGCAGCTGCTGCGGTAACATCTCCGTTGGGGGCTTTTATAAATGCTCATCCTAACAAAAAACTTCTGAATTATGGGTATTTGGAACAAATGCGAGATGTGCTACCGTCTTTTGTGCTTTCTTTGATAATGGGGGGGGGAGTTTATGGCTTGTCGAAAACAATTGCTTTTCCTGCAATTTTGCAATTGGTTGTATTAACGATTGTGGGAATGGTGTTCTATTTACTTTGTGCAAGATTATTTAAATTGGATTGTTTAGTTTATATTGTACAAACGTTAAAAGACAGAAAAAAGAAGATCGGTGATTAA
- a CDS encoding CotH kinase family protein, translating into MKIKIPFIFTIVIATIFFACSNSEYVGNNFVWDYKDETGLNTDIYNNSADSDNSIFSSSIGIDNLPFDDTEYPYTGIPRIVIETENHLAIRDRETEIPAKLQIWGKNSPESDVMFLSIRGRGNTSWEEMPKKSYKIEFINKQAMLGMPKDRDWALIANYADKTLMKNYLMYHLSAELGAYYAPRCEFVELYLNKEYLGVYLLTETIKIAKQRINIPENDNSYIVEIDARLRDGDQVVFSHIIRGVSLKFKWHFNFQIHQPQNASQQVLDIIENHIQSFETYLTNIQENQDNHVNQWIDIDEYVKHYWVQEFSKNPDADFKTSVYFSWIKNDVIKMGPVWDFDIVFGGHVWKNVIDTKQWLIKDVYWNHFLFQDSVMKQALLNYWHTNESIFSNTLNIVDSIQNILQYAAINNFKRWNILQSTESVFHSFSYLTYEDATNDLKEWIKKRISWIDSELTENNF; encoded by the coding sequence ATGAAAATAAAAATACCGTTTATCTTTACAATAGTAATAGCAACCATTTTTTTCGCTTGCAGTAACAGCGAATATGTGGGTAACAATTTCGTATGGGATTACAAAGACGAAACAGGACTCAATACTGATATCTATAACAATTCAGCAGATTCTGATAATTCCATCTTCTCTTCTTCAATAGGCATAGACAATCTTCCTTTTGACGATACGGAATATCCATACACAGGGATTCCGCGAATAGTCATTGAAACAGAAAATCACCTAGCAATCAGAGACCGAGAAACGGAAATTCCAGCCAAGTTGCAAATATGGGGGAAAAATTCACCTGAAAGCGACGTGATGTTTTTGTCAATCCGAGGAAGAGGAAATACATCTTGGGAAGAAATGCCCAAGAAAAGTTATAAAATTGAATTTATCAACAAGCAAGCTATGTTAGGGATGCCTAAAGATAGGGACTGGGCACTTATTGCCAACTACGCAGACAAAACACTAATGAAAAATTACCTAATGTATCATTTATCAGCAGAACTAGGTGCATATTACGCCCCACGTTGTGAATTCGTTGAACTTTACCTCAATAAGGAATATTTAGGAGTTTATCTTCTAACAGAAACCATTAAAATTGCCAAGCAGCGAATTAACATTCCCGAAAACGATAATTCTTATATTGTTGAAATTGACGCAAGGCTTCGCGATGGAGACCAAGTCGTTTTTTCTCACATAATACGAGGCGTTTCTTTAAAATTCAAATGGCATTTTAACTTTCAAATACATCAACCGCAAAACGCATCTCAGCAAGTTCTAGACATCATTGAAAATCATATCCAATCATTCGAAACTTATCTTACAAACATACAAGAAAATCAAGACAACCACGTTAATCAGTGGATTGACATTGACGAATATGTAAAACACTATTGGGTTCAAGAATTTTCGAAAAATCCTGATGCAGACTTTAAAACAAGTGTCTATTTTTCATGGATAAAAAATGATGTTATAAAAATGGGACCCGTTTGGGATTTCGATATCGTATTCGGAGGACATGTCTGGAAAAATGTAATCGACACAAAACAATGGCTTATAAAAGATGTCTATTGGAATCATTTCTTATTTCAAGATTCTGTTATGAAACAAGCTCTTTTAAACTACTGGCATACCAATGAATCCATTTTTTCGAACACATTGAACATTGTCGATTCAATACAAAATATATTACAATATGCTGCAATTAATAATTTTAAAAGATGGAACATCCTGCAAAGTACAGAATCTGTATTTCACTCATTTTCATATCTGACTTATGAAGATGCAACAAATGATTTAAAGGAATGGATTAAAAAGCGAATTTCATGGATTGATTCTGAGTTGACCGAAAACAATTTTTAA
- the glf gene encoding UDP-galactopyranose mutase codes for MEHYDKIAKKYNYLIVGSGLFGATFAYRAAKAGKVCLVIDKRPQLGGNVYCENVEGINVHKYGAHIFHTNNKQVWDFVNSIVEFNRYTNSPVANYKGKLYNLPFNMNTFYQMWGVKTPAEAQAKIDEQKAEAVAALNGREPANLEEQALTLVGKDIFEKLIKEYTEKQWGRNCKDLPAFIIKRLPVRMAFDNNYFNDRYQGIPIGGYNKLIEGLLKGVECYTGVDFFAEYKDNWRNVADKLVYTGAVDEYFGYKLGKLDWRTVSFKTRVENTPNYQGNAVVNYTSHDQPYTRIIEHKHFEMFGQAVYDCPKTVVSEEYSTEYKDGMEPYYPVNDERNNALADEYRKLATAEKDVIFGGRLAQYKYYDMAPVIEQVLELKDI; via the coding sequence ATGGAACATTATGATAAAATTGCCAAGAAATACAACTACCTAATTGTTGGTTCCGGCTTGTTCGGGGCGACTTTTGCCTACCGCGCCGCCAAGGCCGGCAAGGTGTGTTTGGTCATTGACAAACGCCCACAATTGGGTGGGAATGTCTATTGCGAAAATGTAGAAGGCATTAACGTTCATAAGTATGGTGCCCATATTTTCCATACCAACAATAAACAGGTATGGGACTTTGTGAATTCCATCGTGGAATTCAACCGGTATACGAATAGCCCTGTCGCAAATTACAAGGGAAAACTTTATAACCTGCCGTTCAATATGAATACGTTCTACCAGATGTGGGGCGTGAAAACTCCGGCAGAGGCTCAAGCGAAGATTGATGAGCAGAAAGCAGAAGCGGTCGCTGCGCTGAATGGACGCGAACCGGCAAACCTTGAAGAACAGGCTTTGACCCTGGTCGGCAAGGATATCTTTGAAAAGCTGATCAAGGAATACACGGAAAAACAGTGGGGCAGAAATTGCAAGGATTTGCCGGCGTTTATCATTAAACGTTTGCCTGTTCGTATGGCTTTTGACAACAACTATTTCAACGACAGGTACCAGGGCATTCCTATTGGTGGCTATAACAAGTTGATTGAAGGCTTGCTGAAGGGTGTCGAATGCTATACCGGAGTCGACTTCTTTGCGGAATACAAGGATAACTGGCGCAATGTCGCAGACAAGCTTGTTTATACGGGCGCCGTGGACGAGTATTTCGGTTACAAGTTAGGCAAGCTGGATTGGCGTACAGTCAGCTTTAAAACCCGAGTTGAAAATACTCCGAATTACCAGGGAAATGCGGTTGTGAATTACACATCTCATGACCAACCTTATACCCGTATTATTGAACACAAACATTTTGAAATGTTCGGCCAGGCTGTCTATGATTGTCCGAAAACGGTTGTATCCGAAGAGTATTCTACTGAATACAAGGACGGCATGGAACCGTACTATCCTGTAAATGACGAACGCAATAACGCTTTGGCTGATGAATACCGTAAGTTGGCGACCGCTGAGAAGGATGTCATTTTTGGTGGTCGCTTGGCTCAGTACAAGTATTATGACATGGCTCCTGTAATTGAACAAGTGTTGGAGTTGAAAGATATCTAA